One window of the Camelina sativa cultivar DH55 chromosome 1, Cs, whole genome shotgun sequence genome contains the following:
- the LOC104792123 gene encoding protein NUCLEAR FUSION DEFECTIVE 4-like, which translates to MGFRRSFSSSSSLKWLGFVTAVWVQAISGNNYTFSNYSGALKSLMNLNQLELNNLSVAKDVGKAFGILAGLASDRLPTSVILLIGCFEGLLGYGVQWLVVSRTIQPISYWQMCIFLCMGGNSTTWMNTAVLVTCIRNFRRNRGPVSGILKGYVGLSTAIFTDLCTALFSNDPASFLVLLAVVPFAVCLTAVFFLREIPPASSAEEENEETRYFAVFNIVAVVVAVYLQSYDIIGIKTGVFSVAFASILLFLLASPIAIPFHSFIKSLNNGEQGDDLEGRIQEPLLRSEIAAAAAEKEVIVVAAEEERMEKKRPVLGEDHTIMEAIMTVDFWVLFVSFLCGVGTGLAVMNNMGQIGLALGYTNVSIFVSMTSIWGFFGRILSGTLSEYFLKKAGTPRPLWNAASQILMAVGYILMALAVPNSLYIGSMVVGVCYGVRLAITVPTASELFGLKYYGLIYNILVLNLPLGSFLFSGLLAGFLYDAEATPTPGGGNTCVGAHCYRLIFIVMALASVIGVGLDLVLAYRTKEIYAKIHASKKSKNKSGGSLS; encoded by the exons atGGGTTTCCGaagatctttctcttcttcttcctctctaaaATGGCTTGGATTTGTAACAGCGGTTTGGGTTCAAGCCATCTCCGGCAACAACTACACTTTCTCCAACTACTCCGGCGCTCTCAAGTCTCTCATGAACCTTAACCAACTCGAGCTCAATAACTTATCCGTTGCTAAAGATGTCGGCAAAGCTTTCGGAATCCTCGCTGGTCTCGCTTCTGATCGTCTTCCAACTTCTGTCATCCTTCTTATAGGTTGCTTCGAGGGTCTTCTTGGTTATGGTGTACAATGGCTTGTTGTTAGCCGCACCATTCAACCAATCTCTTATTGGCAG ATGTGTATATTCCTCTGTATGGGAGGGAACAGTACAACGTGGATGAACACGGCGGTTTTAGTGACTTGCATACGCAACTTCCGACGAAACCGTGGTCCAGTCTCGGGGATTTTGAAAGGATACGTCGGTTTAAGCACTGCTATATTCACAGATCTATGTACTGCTCTGTTCTCAAACGATCCGGCGTCGTTTTTGGTTTTACTAGCGGTCGTGCCTTTCGCCGTATGTCTCACGGCGGTTTTTTTCCTCCGTGAGATCCCACCGGCTTCTTCCGCTGAAGAGGAGAACGAAGAGACTCGTTACTTCGCGGTGTTCAACATTGTGGCAGTCGTTGTTGCTGTGTACCTTCAGTCTTACGACATCATAGGAATCAAAACCGGAGTGTTCTCTGTTGCTTTCGCCTCTATACTTCTCTTCTTATTAGCTTCTCCAATCGCTATACCTTTCCACTCTTTCATCAAGAGCTTGAACAATGGTGAACAAGGTGATGACTTAGAAGGACGGATCCAAGAACCGTTGCTCAGATCAGAGATCGCGGCCGCAGCGGCGGAGAAAGAAGTAATTGTTGTAGCTGCTGAAGAGgaaaggatggagaagaagagaccgGTGTTGGGAGAAGACCACACTATAATGGAAGCAATAATGACAGTTGACTTTTGGGTGCTTTTCGTGTCGTTTCTGTGTGGTGTAGGAACTGGTTTAGCTGTGATGAACAATATGGGTCAGATTGGTCTTGCCCTTGGCTACACAAATGTTTCAATCTTTGTCTCCATGACTAGTATTTGGGGTTTCTTCGGTCGCATTCTCTCCGGTACTCTCTCCGAATACTTTCTCAA GAAAGCTGGAACACCAAGACCACTGTGGAACGCAGCCTCTCAAATCCTTATGGCCGTTGGGTATATACTAATGGCTTTAGCCGTGCCAAACTCACTCTACATCGGTTCAATGGTGGTTGGAGTTTGTTACGGTGTTCGTCTAGCCATAACAGTACCAACAGCATCTGAACTCTTTGGTCTCAAATACTACGGTCTCATCTACAACATCTTAGTACTTAACTTGCCACTTGGCTCGTTCCTTTTCTCGGGTCTGCTCGCTGGCTTCCTCTACGATGCAGAGGCTACACCAACTCCAGGTGGAGGGAACACGTGCGTTGGAGCTCATTGTTACCGTCTCATCTTCATAGTCATGGCATTAGCTTCTGTTATTGGAGTCGGTTTGGATCTTGTGTTGGCTTATAGGACGAAGGAGATTTACGCTAAGATCCACGCTAGCAAAAAGTCCAAGAATAAATCTGGTGGTAGCCTTAGTTAA
- the LOC104792130 gene encoding proteinaceous RNase P 2 encodes MAASDQHRSRHQDESPSKPNKKKKVSRNPEANLLFNLNSCSKSKDLSAALALYDAAVTSSEVRLNQQHFQTLLYLCSACISDTSLQKLAVDRGFKIFDCMVSSGISPNEASITSVARLAAAKGDGDYAFKVVKDFVSVGGVSIPRLRTYAPALLCFCERLEAEKGYEVEEHMAAAGIALEEAEITALLKVSAATGRGNKVYRYLHKLREYVGCICEETSKIIEEWFYGEKAGEVSDNGIGSDVWMLREAVLKNGGGWHGHGWVGEGKWIVKKGNVSSTGRCLTCSEQLACVDTNEVETQKFVDSLVALAMERKAKLDSCEATVVFSEFQGWLEKHGDYEAIVDGANIGLYQQNFADGGFSLPQLESVVNELYHESGNSKWPLILLHKRRVRALLENPTHRDLVEEWISNGVLYATPLGSNDDWYWLYAAAKLKCLLVTNDEMRDHIFELLGGSFFQKWKERHQVRYTFVKGNLNLEMPSPFSVVMQESEKGSWHVPVSCENNEESSRTWMCISRQSVLDSPKINGKLATS; translated from the exons aTGGCTGCTTCTGATCAACACCGCTCTCGTCACCAGGACGAAAGCCCTTCAAAAcccaacaagaagaagaaggtaagcCGAAACCCAGAAGCAAACCTCCTCTTCAATCTCAATTCATGCTCCAAGTCCAAGGACCTCTCAGCTGCCTTAGCTCTTTATGATGCAGCAGTCACTTCTAGTGAAGTACGCCTCAACCAGCAACATTTTCAGACCCTTCTTTACCTATGCTCAGCTTGCATTAGTGACACATCTCTTCAAAAACTTGCCGTTGATCGTGGCTTTAAGATTTTTGATTGTATGGTTAGTTCCGGGATAAGTCCTAATGAGGCATCCATCACTTCAGTAGCTCGTCTAGCTGCTGCTAAGGGTGATGGTGATTATGCTTTCAAGGTTGTCAAGGACTTTGTTTCTGTTGGCGGTGTATCCATTCCCCGTCTGAGGACCTATGCGCCTGCTTTGCTATGTTTCTGCGAGAGATTGGAGGCTGAAAAGGGTTATGAGGTGGAAGAGCACATGGCTGCTGCAGGTATTGCATTGGAGGAGGCCGAGATCACGGCTCTGTTGAAGGTAAGCGCTGCCACGGGACGAGGAAACAAGGTTTATAgatatttacataaattaaggGAATATGTTGGCTGCATTTGTGAAGAAACTTCGAAAATTATCGAGGAATGGTTCTATGGAGAGAAAGCTGGTGAGGTTAGTGATAATGGAATTGGGTCTGATGTTTGGATGCTTAGAGAAGCTGTTTTGAAGAATGGAGGTGGGTGGCACGGGCATGGATGGGTTGGGGAGGGTAAATGGATTGTAAAGAAAGGTAATGTTAGCTCAACCGGAAGATGTTTGACTTGCAGTGAGCAGTTGGCTTGTGTAGATACCAATGAGGTAGAAACACAGAAGTTTGTGGATTCTTTGGTGGCTTTGGCTATGGAGAGGAAGGCAAAGTTGGATTCATGCGAGGCAACGGTAGTGTTCAGCGAGTTTCAG GGCTGGCTTGAGAAGCATGGAGATTATGAAGCTATAGTAGATGGAGCCAATATTGGGCTCTACCAACAAAATTTTGCAGATGGCGGTTTCAGTCTTCCACAG CTTGAATCTGTGGTGAATGAACTTTACCATGAAAGTGGTAATAGCAAATGGCCCCTGATTCTATTGCACAAGAGACGGGTCAGGGCGCTTTTAGAAAACCCAACCCACCGGGATCTGGTTGAAGAATGGATTAGTAACGGTGTCTTATATGCAACTCCACTAGGCTCCAATGATGACTG GTATTGGCTGTATGCTGCTGCTAAGCTCAAGTGTTTGCTTGTTACAAATGATGAGATGAGAGACCACATTTTTGAACTGTTAGGGGGCAGTtttttccaaaagtggaaagaaaGGCATCAG GTCCGGTATACTTTTGTGAAAGGTAATCTGAATCTTGAAATGCCGTCGCCTTTTTCCGTTGTGATGCAG GAATCAGAGAAAGGGTCATGGCATGTCCCGGTTTCATGCGAAAACAATGAAGAGTCTTCAAGAACTTGGATGTGTATCAGCAGACAGAGTGTTTTAGATTCACCTAAGATTAATGGAAAGCTAGCAACTTCTTGA